A stretch of Paludisphaera borealis DNA encodes these proteins:
- the atpA gene encoding F0F1 ATP synthase subunit alpha — protein sequence MKFRSDEISSVIQREVERFSPEITRTEVGTVLEIGDGIARVHGLSGVMAGEMVAFKNGVKGIALNLEETSVGVIVLGDYTQIEEGDEVTATGGLLRVPVGDAMIGRVVNPLGEPIDERGPIVTSLTRAIESAAPGIAGRQPVDEPMQTGIKAIDAMVPIGRGQRELIIGDRKTGKTAIAIDTILNQKGTGVICVYVAIAQKESTTAGLVDVLRRHGAMDYTIVVAAGASDPAPLQYIAPYAGCAMAEYFMYEQGKPTLCIYDDLSKQAVAYREVSLLLRRPPGREAYPGDIFYAHSRLLERSAKLANKYVIVPESIKAEDVTEDGGVNKKVYIGVPGAEEAAHDLKASYAQGHKIAKTPTSGGSLTALPIIETLEGEVSAYIPTNVISITDGQIYLQPDLFFAGVRPAIDVGISVSRVGGKAQIAAIRKVAGGLRLDLAAFRELEAFAQLGTDLDKATQAQLDRGYRMVELLKQPQYQPLAAIDQVMSIYAGTTGALDDVPIREVQRFEKEFLEFVKTQRPQLRAALDKEKKMTDAIVADLKAALKDFKASFKYAGKPEAGVVVATAKS from the coding sequence GAAGTCGAGCGGTTCTCGCCCGAAATCACCCGGACTGAGGTCGGCACGGTTCTCGAGATCGGCGACGGCATCGCTCGCGTACACGGTCTTTCCGGCGTCATGGCCGGCGAGATGGTCGCGTTCAAGAACGGCGTCAAGGGAATCGCGCTGAACCTCGAAGAGACCTCGGTCGGCGTCATCGTCCTGGGCGACTACACCCAGATCGAAGAAGGCGACGAGGTCACGGCGACCGGTGGACTCCTGCGAGTCCCCGTCGGCGACGCCATGATCGGCCGCGTGGTCAACCCCCTCGGCGAGCCCATCGACGAGCGCGGGCCGATCGTCACGAGCCTCACGCGGGCCATCGAGTCGGCCGCCCCCGGCATCGCCGGCCGCCAGCCGGTCGACGAACCGATGCAGACCGGCATCAAGGCCATCGACGCCATGGTCCCGATCGGCCGAGGCCAGCGCGAGCTGATCATCGGCGACCGCAAGACCGGCAAGACGGCCATCGCCATCGACACCATCCTCAACCAGAAGGGGACGGGCGTCATCTGCGTGTACGTGGCGATCGCCCAGAAGGAGTCGACGACGGCCGGCCTGGTCGACGTCCTCCGCCGCCACGGCGCCATGGACTACACGATCGTGGTCGCGGCCGGCGCCAGCGACCCCGCCCCGCTCCAGTACATCGCCCCGTACGCCGGCTGCGCTATGGCCGAGTACTTCATGTACGAGCAGGGCAAGCCGACCCTCTGCATCTACGACGACCTTTCGAAGCAGGCGGTCGCCTACCGCGAAGTGTCGCTCTTGCTTCGCCGGCCTCCCGGCCGCGAGGCCTACCCCGGCGACATCTTCTACGCCCACTCCCGGCTCCTGGAACGGTCGGCCAAGCTGGCCAACAAGTACGTGATCGTCCCCGAGTCGATCAAGGCCGAGGACGTGACCGAGGACGGCGGCGTCAACAAGAAGGTCTACATCGGCGTCCCCGGCGCCGAAGAGGCCGCGCACGACCTCAAGGCGTCGTACGCCCAGGGGCACAAGATCGCCAAGACGCCAACCTCCGGCGGCTCGCTGACGGCGTTGCCGATCATCGAGACGCTTGAAGGCGAGGTCTCGGCCTACATCCCGACGAACGTGATTTCGATCACCGACGGCCAGATCTACCTCCAGCCCGACCTGTTCTTCGCGGGCGTCCGGCCGGCGATCGACGTCGGTATCAGCGTCTCGCGGGTGGGCGGCAAGGCCCAGATCGCCGCCATCCGCAAGGTGGCCGGCGGCCTTCGGCTCGACCTCGCGGCGTTCCGCGAGCTGGAAGCCTTCGCCCAGCTCGGCACCGACCTCGACAAGGCGACCCAGGCCCAGCTCGACCGCGGCTACCGGATGGTCGAGCTGCTCAAGCAGCCCCAGTACCAGCCGCTCGCCGCCATCGATCAGGTCATGAGCATCTACGCCGGCACCACCGGCGCCCTCGACGACGTTCCGATCCGCGAAGTGCAGCGGTTCGAGAAAGAGTTCCTGGAGTTCGTCAAGACCCAGCGGCCCCAGCTCCGCGCGGCTCTTGACAAGGAAAAGAAGATGACCGACGCGATCGTGGCCGACCTCAAGGCCGCGCTCAAGGACTTCAAGGCGAGCTTCAAGTACGCCGGCAAGCCGGAAGCCGGCGTTGTCGTGGCGACCGCCAAGTCCTGA
- the atpG gene encoding ATP synthase F1 subunit gamma gives MAKARAIIKRRKAVDNIRKITRTMELIATARFRKAMDRATEAEAYTKKIAELVSDLGETSQNVAHPLFAKREPVKRSLLLVLTSNRGLAGGYNGNVLRAAFRTYQDLQADGVVPDVEVSGKRGVTFWKYRKLPLTASYTQYEDRPQFDDVEKLAERYITMFLKGEIDRLDVVYTEYVNASRQNAVVKTLLPIPTADPGASRPNPETADAAAGKGVGAKAEAVPYEYIPDAQGILEEIVPVSFKVRLFKCFLDAAVSEQIARMVAMRGATQNADDLVKELTRSYNRARQSQITRDLADIVGAAAALK, from the coding sequence ATGGCCAAGGCCCGCGCGATCATCAAACGCCGCAAGGCGGTCGACAATATTCGGAAGATCACCCGGACGATGGAGCTGATCGCCACCGCCAGGTTCCGCAAGGCGATGGATCGGGCCACCGAAGCCGAGGCTTACACGAAGAAGATCGCCGAGCTCGTCTCCGATCTGGGCGAGACCTCCCAGAACGTCGCCCACCCGCTGTTCGCCAAGCGCGAGCCGGTCAAGCGGTCGCTGCTGCTGGTCCTGACCAGCAACCGGGGGCTGGCCGGCGGCTACAACGGCAACGTCCTCCGCGCGGCGTTCCGCACGTACCAGGATCTTCAGGCCGACGGCGTCGTCCCCGACGTCGAGGTCTCCGGCAAGCGGGGCGTCACCTTCTGGAAGTACCGTAAGCTGCCGCTCACCGCCAGCTACACCCAGTATGAGGACCGCCCCCAGTTCGACGACGTCGAGAAGCTCGCCGAACGGTACATCACGATGTTTCTGAAGGGCGAGATCGACCGCCTCGACGTGGTCTATACCGAGTACGTCAATGCATCCCGCCAAAACGCCGTCGTGAAGACCTTGCTGCCGATCCCGACCGCCGACCCCGGCGCGTCGCGGCCGAATCCCGAGACGGCCGACGCGGCCGCCGGAAAGGGAGTCGGAGCGAAGGCTGAGGCCGTCCCTTACGAGTACATCCCGGACGCCCAGGGGATTCTTGAGGAGATCGTGCCGGTCTCGTTCAAGGTCCGGCTGTTCAAGTGCTTCCTGGACGCGGCCGTCAGCGAGCAGATCGCGCGGATGGTGGCCATGCGGGGGGCGACCCAGAACGCCGACGACCTCGTCAAGGAACTCACCCGGTCGTACAACCGGGCCCGGCAATCGCAGATCACCCGCGACCTGGCCGACATCGTGGGAGCGGCGGCCGCCCTGAAGTGA
- the atpD gene encoding F0F1 ATP synthase subunit beta, with translation MSTATKNGRIAQVIGSTFDAEFDEGELPNIYNALTIDSEDKGLSIQLTGEVQQHLGGNRVRCVALGSTDGLVRGMTVVDSGAPVSVPVGKEALGRVFNLLGQPIDGRGPVVTSEKWPIHRDPPQFDDLSAKTEQFETGIKVIDLLTPFVRGGKIGLFGGAGLGKTVILQEMISRIASVHSGYSVFAGVGERTREGNDLWLEMQETKVGSTGKSVIDSTVMCFGQMNEPPGARLRVALSALTMAEWFRDTTGADTLLFIDNIFRFSQAGSEVSALLGRMPSNVGYQPTLATEMGALQERITSTKKGAITSVQAVYVPADDMTDPAPATTFGFLDAFIVLSRSISEKGIYPAIDPLASNSRILDPQYVGEEHYEVAQRVLKILQRYKELRDIIAILGVDELSENDKQIVARARRIERFLSQPFFVAEVFLNKPGEYTKLADTIRSFKEICDGKWDHLPESAFMYVGSIEQAEEQAKKMGAI, from the coding sequence ATGTCGACCGCTACCAAGAATGGACGAATCGCCCAGGTGATCGGCTCGACCTTCGACGCCGAGTTCGACGAAGGCGAGCTGCCGAACATCTACAACGCCCTGACGATCGATTCCGAGGACAAGGGGCTGTCGATCCAGTTGACCGGCGAGGTCCAACAGCACCTGGGCGGCAACCGGGTCCGCTGCGTGGCGCTCGGATCGACCGACGGCCTGGTCCGCGGAATGACCGTGGTCGACAGTGGCGCGCCGGTCAGCGTCCCGGTCGGCAAGGAGGCTCTGGGGCGGGTCTTCAACCTGCTCGGCCAGCCGATCGACGGCCGCGGACCGGTCGTCACTTCCGAAAAGTGGCCGATCCACCGCGACCCGCCCCAGTTCGACGACCTCTCGGCCAAGACCGAGCAGTTCGAGACCGGCATCAAGGTCATCGACCTGCTGACCCCGTTCGTCCGGGGCGGCAAGATCGGCCTGTTCGGCGGCGCCGGCTTGGGCAAGACGGTCATCCTCCAGGAGATGATCTCCCGCATCGCGTCGGTTCATAGCGGTTATTCCGTGTTTGCGGGGGTCGGCGAACGAACCCGCGAGGGGAACGACCTCTGGCTGGAAATGCAGGAGACCAAGGTCGGCAGCACCGGCAAGTCGGTCATCGACTCGACGGTCATGTGCTTCGGCCAGATGAACGAGCCGCCGGGCGCCCGGCTACGGGTGGCCCTGTCGGCCCTCACCATGGCCGAGTGGTTCCGCGACACCACCGGGGCCGACACGCTGCTCTTCATCGACAACATCTTCCGGTTCAGCCAGGCGGGCTCCGAGGTGTCGGCGTTGCTGGGCCGGATGCCGTCGAACGTCGGCTACCAGCCGACCCTCGCCACCGAGATGGGCGCCCTGCAGGAGCGGATCACCTCGACCAAGAAGGGTGCCATCACGTCGGTGCAGGCCGTCTACGTCCCCGCCGACGACATGACCGACCCCGCCCCCGCCACCACCTTCGGCTTCCTCGACGCCTTCATCGTGCTCTCGCGGTCGATCTCCGAAAAGGGCATCTACCCGGCCATCGACCCGCTCGCCTCCAACTCGCGAATCCTCGACCCCCAGTACGTCGGCGAGGAGCACTACGAAGTCGCCCAGCGCGTTCTGAAGATCCTCCAGCGGTACAAAGAGCTTCGCGACATCATCGCGATCCTCGGCGTCGACGAGCTTTCGGAGAACGACAAGCAGATCGTCGCTCGCGCACGCCGCATCGAGCGGTTCCTCTCGCAGCCGTTCTTCGTTGCCGAGGTCTTCCTCAACAAGCCGGGCGAGTACACCAAGCTGGCGGACACCATCCGCAGCTTCAAGGAAATCTGCGACGGCAAGTGGGACCACCTGCCCGAATCGGCCTTCATGTACGTCGGCTCCATCGAGCAGGCCGAGGAGCAGGCCAAGAAGATGGGCGCGATCTGA
- the atpC gene encoding ATP synthase F1 subunit epsilon gives MASHSETGDDRGAGLHARLQCQVVTPEKTLFDKTVDFVALPLYDGELGVLPGRSPLIGRLGYGELRTRTNDAVERYFVDGGFAQIRGNLVTILTSRALPASQIDSSNTAEALEKAEQQPAHTDEAVAEKTKTVARLRAMLRVSGKH, from the coding sequence ATGGCCAGTCATTCCGAAACCGGCGACGACCGCGGCGCGGGGCTTCATGCGAGGCTCCAGTGCCAGGTCGTCACCCCCGAGAAGACGCTTTTCGACAAGACCGTCGATTTCGTCGCCCTGCCCCTCTACGACGGCGAGCTAGGGGTCCTCCCCGGCCGCTCGCCTCTGATCGGCCGGCTCGGTTACGGCGAGCTCCGCACCAGGACGAACGACGCCGTCGAGCGCTACTTCGTCGACGGCGGGTTCGCCCAGATTCGCGGCAACCTGGTCACCATCCTGACCAGCCGCGCCCTGCCCGCCAGCCAGATCGACTCGTCCAACACCGCCGAGGCGCTCGAAAAGGCCGAGCAGCAGCCGGCCCACACCGACGAGGCCGTGGCCGAAAAGACCAAGACCGTCGCCCGCCTCAGGGCCATGCTCCGCGTCAGCGGCAAGCACTGA
- a CDS encoding RNA polymerase sigma factor yields the protein MDQDRRDLERELLVLRCQRGERSAFDELIRSWEQRLFFYVRRLVANEEDAWQVLQDVWLQVVRGVHALRDPQRLPVWLYAVARNNALSHHRKAYVRDRVLDATATVATRVDDQARFEVADFVHHGLALLAEGDREILTLFFLRDLSVNDVAEVLGIPPGTVKSRLHKAKKSLRDVLEREGAHDE from the coding sequence ATGGACCAGGATCGTCGGGATCTCGAACGCGAGCTGCTTGTTCTGCGCTGTCAGCGCGGGGAGCGTTCGGCCTTCGACGAGTTGATCCGGTCCTGGGAGCAGCGGCTGTTCTTCTACGTCCGGCGGTTGGTCGCGAACGAGGAGGACGCCTGGCAGGTCCTCCAGGACGTGTGGCTTCAGGTGGTCCGGGGCGTCCATGCCCTCCGCGATCCTCAACGGCTGCCCGTCTGGTTGTATGCGGTCGCCCGCAACAACGCGCTGAGCCATCACCGCAAGGCGTACGTCCGCGACCGCGTGCTCGACGCCACCGCGACCGTCGCGACGCGAGTCGACGACCAGGCTCGGTTCGAGGTGGCCGATTTCGTCCATCATGGGCTCGCGCTGCTGGCCGAAGGGGACCGCGAAATCCTGACCCTTTTCTTCCTTCGCGACCTCAGCGTCAACGACGTGGCCGAAGTGCTCGGCATTCCGCCGGGGACGGTCAAGTCCCGGCTGCACAAGGCGAAGAAGTCCCTGCGCGACGTTCTCGAACGAGAAGGAGCCCACGATGAATGA
- a CDS encoding YebC/PmpR family DNA-binding transcriptional regulator yields the protein MGRIFEKRKASIFKTSAQKSKLFSKYGRQLYMAAKNGVPDPDANPALRALVEKAKRDNVASHVIEKAIQKAAGAGGEDFQAARYEGFGPGGSLLIVDCLTDNNTRTISAVRNCFSKTGSKLAANGSVAMSFDHLAVLSFNGDDEEKVIEAMFAADVAVEDVECRDGTVTIFAPPAEFYKAKMALHEAFPALELEVQEITFLPQSSKTLSGDDLGAFEKLLGMLDDCDDVQEIYHNVTLPIEPASG from the coding sequence ATGGGACGGATCTTCGAGAAGCGCAAGGCTTCGATCTTCAAAACCTCCGCTCAGAAATCAAAGCTCTTTTCCAAGTATGGAAGGCAATTGTACATGGCCGCCAAGAATGGCGTGCCCGACCCGGACGCCAATCCGGCCTTGCGCGCTCTCGTCGAGAAGGCGAAGCGCGACAACGTAGCCAGTCATGTGATCGAAAAGGCGATCCAGAAAGCGGCCGGCGCGGGGGGCGAGGACTTCCAAGCCGCGCGTTATGAGGGGTTTGGTCCCGGTGGCTCCTTGCTCATCGTCGATTGCTTGACCGACAACAACACACGCACCATCTCCGCCGTTCGCAATTGTTTCAGCAAGACGGGGTCCAAATTAGCTGCCAATGGATCCGTGGCCATGTCTTTCGACCACCTGGCGGTGCTTTCTTTCAATGGTGACGACGAGGAGAAAGTGATCGAGGCCATGTTCGCCGCGGATGTCGCTGTTGAAGACGTCGAATGCAGGGATGGCACCGTTACGATTTTCGCCCCTCCCGCCGAGTTCTATAAAGCGAAAATGGCCCTGCACGAGGCGTTCCCCGCCCTTGAGCTGGAAGTGCAGGAAATCACTTTCCTCCCGCAGTCGAGCAAGACTCTCAGCGGGGACGATTTGGGCGCGTTCGAGAAATTGCTAGGCATGCTCGACGATTGCGATGACGTGCAAGAGATCTACCATAATGTCACCCTTCCCATTGAACCTGCGTCCGGATAG
- the tnpC gene encoding IS66 family transposase, whose protein sequence is MTNAPPIPEELWSKVPPDAQAAVAAVFLATQRRIDVLERRIADLEARLNQNSTNSSKPPSSDPIGVKRKPPAPPSRRKRGGQPGHRRAVRPLVPPEQLDSSTDCKPTSCRRCKGPLDGVDPAPLVHQVAEIPRFDPWVDQYRLHRLTCPGCGASTCGTLPEGGSASCFGPRLQAVLATLAGAYRLSKRQIRQLAGDLLGLSISTGMIAKLERRSALALAEPHRELAAAVHEAAVVNVDETGWREQGRRAWLWAATTPTATVFAIAANRSGEVARSLLGDRPDRTVGSDRFSAYNWIAAADRQLCWSHLRRDFQAMIDRGGVGAKFGGRLLGLSNRLFRIHRKARDGLLGGATYQKAIGGLERLVHATLEAGARCASERAAGTCSELLRLEAGLWNFARRPGVEPTNNVSERAVRHAVIWRRISGGTASASGSRFVERMLTVVATCRRQGRNVLDYLTSAFQAHRAALAVPSLTPPSVGSR, encoded by the coding sequence ATGACGAACGCGCCGCCGATCCCCGAGGAGCTTTGGAGTAAAGTGCCGCCTGACGCGCAGGCGGCCGTCGCCGCCGTGTTTCTGGCGACACAGCGGCGGATCGACGTTCTGGAGCGGCGGATCGCCGATCTCGAGGCGCGGCTGAACCAGAACTCGACCAACTCGTCGAAGCCGCCGTCGTCGGACCCGATCGGGGTGAAGCGGAAGCCGCCGGCGCCGCCGTCGCGACGCAAGCGGGGCGGACAGCCCGGGCATCGCAGGGCGGTCCGGCCGCTGGTTCCGCCGGAGCAGCTCGACTCGTCGACCGACTGCAAGCCGACGTCGTGCCGGCGGTGCAAGGGGCCGCTCGACGGCGTCGATCCGGCGCCGTTGGTCCATCAGGTCGCCGAAATCCCCCGGTTCGATCCGTGGGTGGATCAGTATCGGTTGCATCGTCTGACCTGCCCCGGCTGCGGCGCGTCGACTTGCGGCACGCTCCCCGAGGGGGGCTCCGCGAGTTGTTTCGGCCCGCGGCTCCAGGCGGTGCTGGCGACCCTGGCCGGGGCCTATCGGCTGAGCAAGCGGCAGATCCGCCAGTTGGCCGGCGACTTGCTGGGGCTGTCGATCTCCACCGGCATGATCGCCAAGTTGGAGCGGCGGTCGGCCCTCGCCCTGGCCGAACCCCACCGCGAACTGGCCGCGGCGGTCCACGAGGCGGCCGTGGTCAACGTCGACGAGACCGGCTGGCGCGAGCAAGGCCGTCGGGCCTGGCTGTGGGCGGCGACGACCCCGACCGCCACGGTCTTCGCGATCGCCGCGAACCGCTCCGGCGAGGTCGCCCGAAGCCTGCTCGGCGACAGGCCGGACCGGACCGTCGGCAGCGACCGCTTCAGCGCGTACAACTGGATCGCCGCGGCGGACCGGCAACTGTGCTGGAGCCATCTCCGCCGCGATTTCCAGGCGATGATCGACCGCGGCGGGGTCGGCGCGAAGTTCGGCGGCCGGCTGCTGGGGTTGTCGAACCGGCTGTTCCGGATCCATCGCAAGGCGCGCGACGGACTGCTCGGCGGAGCGACATATCAAAAAGCGATCGGCGGTCTGGAACGGCTGGTCCACGCGACGCTGGAGGCCGGCGCGCGGTGCGCGAGCGAGCGGGCGGCCGGTACGTGCTCGGAGCTGTTGCGGCTGGAAGCCGGGCTGTGGAACTTCGCGCGGCGGCCGGGCGTCGAGCCGACCAACAACGTCTCGGAACGCGCGGTGCGTCACGCCGTGATCTGGCGACGGATCAGCGGCGGGACCGCCAGCGCTTCGGGGAGTCGGTTCGTCGAGCGGATGCTGACGGTCGTCGCCACCTGCCGACGACAAGGCCGCAACGTGCTCGACTATCTGACCTCCGCCTTCCAGGCCCATCGCGCGGCCCTCGCCGTCCCATCGCTGACCCCGCCCTCAGTCGGCTCGCGCTGA